The Strix uralensis isolate ZFMK-TIS-50842 chromosome 5, bStrUra1, whole genome shotgun sequence genome segment CATGCATGAGAAATTGCTATGTATGGACCAGAGAGTAAAAGCCAAGGCTAAGCCTTCACTGAAGACATTCACATTAATGCCACACTGTTTGCTTTTCCTGAAGGAGGTATCACTGTCGCATGGCCCTACACTCACAGAGAGAGGAGACACAGTTCAAGGACTGAcaacagatacatttttttaaaacattttatctctttttatttgtttttcctgatggTTGCTACAAGCAAAGGAGGTATTCAGAAATGTAACTGCACGATACAAACACAGGCAGCAAACTAAGTTGATGGCATGAAAGGTGTGTCTGAGAACACGGAGTTGACAGAATCGGAGTCGGATTTTGTTCGAGTAGTTTTTAAGATACTCTCAGCAATGATATTGTCATTAGGGAACAGTTTTACCTTCCCGTTCTGACTGTGTTTTGGTTCGTGCACAGGTTCCAGGAAAACCACCCGTTTACCAGTACTAGCCTTCTTCTCGTCGGCTGGCAGCTCTTGTGGTGGTGTGGAATTCAGTATGGATGAGTGGGCACTGCTTTGGTtcagcttcctcttcctccttttcgCCTTACATTGGCATGGACAGGGGGTCAGATAGAGATACAGCAGTACTAAAACAATACTGGCTACACAGGCAGCAAGGGTGGTAAAAGCTGTATTAAATGCTTCATGAGCATGGGATCTGTTCACTGTGAAATTGCTAACATTTATTCTAACCTCTATGGTTTCATTTAATAGTCTTTTCTTATTTATTGCAATGCAGGAATACAGCCCTGAGTCCTCTAGCTGGGCATCTGTTATCTCCAGGCTGCCATTACGAAACACCTTAAAGTTGTTGGTCTCCCTGTCTGGCTCCAGCAATCTATTGTCTGGACTAACCCAAACAAAGTGCGTGCCCGCATCGCTGATTCTGCTGTCACAGTGTACAATCAGCCTGTCACCAACCTGGGCATCGTGAATAAACCCAAAGGCTTGGAAAGAGCTGTTGACGGTGCTTTCAGAGCAATTCAGAAAGTTGTCGTGCAATAAAGGCAGTTTATTGTAACCTCTTGGGTCTGATCTCAACAAACAGGTGTACTCATTTCTGAAGTCCACCACTGAGCTGAAGTGCCTTTGATACCAGAAGGTTAGCATGGAGTACAGCACACAGTCACAATAAAATGGGTTGCCATGAAGATAAATTCCACTAAGATGTTTGGCTGGCACTGAACTCAGGCGCTGAATAGGCATCAACTGGATGTGATTAAAGGAAATGTCCAGCAACACAAGGTCTGTCAGTTTATGTTTTCCAGTGTACAAGTCCAGCGGGAAATGTGAGAGCAAGTTATAGCTTAAGTATAGTTTCTGCAATTTGTACAATCCTCCAAAGGCTGAAGACTCTATCTGTGTTATGTGATTGTTGTACAGCAGGAGAACCTCCAGCACTCTCAGCTCCTGAAACACAGGGCTGCTCAGTGTCTTCAGGCTGTTGGATGACAAGTCTAGGTACTTCAGATTTGGGGTTGTGGAAAAGCTTCCAGTGATAATGCTGCTAATGCTATTATGATTGACTATTAAAGTGTTCAGTTTCTCAAACAGCGCTGGGACCCATTCAGGCTCCAGAAACCCAATTCTGTTATAACTCAGATCCAGCCTTTTCATACATTTATAAAGATTTCCTGGCACTCGAGAGAGGTTCTTATTGGTGCAGCTTACGATATCACTGGCACAGATGCAGGCTGTTGGACACATCCCTGGGGCACTGCCACAAATGCTCACTGTGAAGACCAAGAGGCATGCCAGTCCTTTGCAGTTCACTTTAAAAACTCCAAGTCGAGTACCAATTGTCTGCCAGTTTAAAGACATTGTCACTGTCTCTTAGTTGTCTCCCAGTGCTCCTTGCCACAGATTATATGTGCAGTTAGCTTTGCACTAATTGCTGTCAAAAGAGGGATACAGAGGTACAGCATGTTAACATTCACGATTCATACCCTGCCTGATTTCTTATCGTGCCTTTTGAAAAATATGGGGAATTAATCGTTAATGTTTCATACTGTTAACTATAAAATCTAGTTGTTCCTAGGTGATGTAAGCTTAACACTGGttttatgaaaacatgaaattcTGCACTTGTGTAAATATTCACActacagatatattttttctcttcaaaaacaaTGCAGCTATTCTTCAGTCTTGGACCAAGGAATGCAATTTCTGAcagtttgtaaaaaaaataaatcagaaatgttCCTCTGTGGAACATGATTGGGTAATGGCATCCCCTACCTGTTTCCAAACCAACCCAGACAGAAAACTCCTggtacaggaaagaaaaagcctcatccaaaaatactattttcttgtCTAGTGGGGAGCAGTTACAACATGTGCTTCTTCCCAATCAGAAAATGTCACACATTTTCAAGCAAAGAATTTCCTCAGACtactttgcttttaaatgtcATACGATGTTTtcctttcccacccccccccttttttttccccccttccccccccccttttttttttttttttttttttttaattcagtaactGATAGTTCAGGTAGCAACAGCCTATTGTTAAAGTTATTCAAGATGTCCAATTGGAATAGTTTGTATTCTGCTACTTCTACCTTTGTGAAAATAACTGTTGAGGAGAAAACCTATGCCAGGTGTCTACCTCAGGTGCAAGTTTTGGGAACTTTCAGTAAGAATGAGTCAGCCATTTCTGAAAACttagtaaaggaaaaaatattttgctcacACTTAAATAGTAAGAACAAACCTAACTATACTCTTTTCTGAGAATATGTTCGTGTCTCTATGTTTTGAATCAGGGACGTGACATTTGGCAGGGTAGTGTGCCAAGGGATATGCTTTTTGCCATCTCCTAAGAAAATGTACACATAGCAGCACAATGAACATTTTTGTTCACTCTTGCTCTCCCTGGATACCTGTTAAGAGTTTGTCAGTAAATTCCTGTGTGAATCCATATGCTTTTATTATCCCCACCCCTTCACAACTCAAACGCGGTATTCAGCTCCGTCGTATTAACCTCATACCTCATTTCTCCAAACTCACCCACCTGTTGGAACAGCATCTGAGCAGGACAAACCGCGCAatgtctgctctgtgctgctgagagAGGCTATGGCAGTGGcagtgggaaggaggagaaagaagaaacctCAGATGGAAAGAAGCAGAATGAAACGAGAAGTTGCATTCTCTGATGAGGCAAGATGGGTGAAGAAAGGATGAGTCTTGAGtacaaaaacatgaaaatcaaGATCTAAATGGTGGAGGACAGCAGGGCAGAGAAGCGGctaaagaaggggagagagggaaaaggaggataAGGGACGCATAGGGAAGGAAGGGCAAAACCAGGGAGGAAAGTGCTAACGGAACATCATCATTACTAATGAAGCAACTAAGGAAGATGTGGTTTGAGGATGCAGAAGTCAGTTAAGGCCTACAAGACAGGCAAAGCAGATGGGGAGGGTGTAAAATGCAAGAAGAGGGTTAAGCAGAAGAAAGATTCAGGAGGTGAACCTTAGAACACACTTCTCTGGAGAATTCACATCTGCTACTTATGAATCTAAGATTATCTATGCAATTAATTAATATATGTGAAATGCACTAATCTCCACTCCTCCTCAGTTCCTTATTCTCCTCCTTCTCTAACCCTCTGCCAATCTGGCAAGCTGATGTCTTCTACTGACAAATCTACTCTCGAGTCAAGTGGCAGAGGATGTGCTATGAATCTAAAGAGCTGAACCTTCTAATGAcccattaaaagaagaaatatgaaggCAGCAGGACAGGAGAATTCACCTTTCACAAGAATTTATATATACATTGGCTTTAAATGTTTGCATTATCAAAAACTGTATTAAGAGAATGGCAAGGCTGCCAAGTCAAGTGCTCAAAAATTAAAGTGTCAGAATTAAGGTTTTCTGTGGCATTTTAGATTTTATATATGGTCTTTAGTTACAtgattgcttcatttttttccccaaaccctTTCCTCACACCATGCACAGGTTCTGAGGaagaacagggaaaagaaagggtGATTACCTCAGGAGCTCAGTCAATGCCTATACTTGAGAACTGGAGCATATCCTAGCCTCTTCTACAGAATTCCTGTGAAATCAGGCAAATTATGTGAACTCATGACTTTTAGAAAACAATGAACATATTATAGTCACCAGCTTGACACTTAGAAATTAAGGAACCTCTGTGTATTAAGTTTAGGAAGGACTGATCTGAAGAAGTGCTGAGATGAGAGTCAAAATGCTGTGACTAGCTGGCACTCTGACTTCTGACTGTAAGTGTTCTCGTTGCTTCTCTGTCTATAAAAGAGATATAGCAATATGATCTTAAATatagaaatattgtaaaaataaatagattgaTTTGAAGGGATGTTACTATCAAGATTCATAAAGTCTTCTAGGCTTTTAGATCCTATTGAAGAATCTGACTGCATGGGGTTTTCAGTGGGAAGTTAGGAACCcagaggaatatatttttttaaccagtCCTAAGCACCTAACTTTGTTGGTTTTGCTAGCTAGCTAGTCTATGGCaacaattacagaatcacagaatcatctaggttggaaaagatcttgaaaatcatctagtccaaccgttaacctaacactgacagttctcaactacaccatatccctaagcgctattAATATATACAATTTCTTCTAGAGGGTGAGACCTATGAAGCATTACAGAAATGACcatcaggaaataattttgtaCCTCACTGTGGATTTGTATGGAATGCAGTACATAAGGCACAATGGAAACACACTGACaggtgaaaaaataatttaataactgCTCTAGTTAGTACATTGCATGAAGCAAGGTATCGGAAAACTGCATACCATAAAACAATGTGCTGAATTATAAAGCATCCACAAAATGGGAGACAAGCTGCTGTTGCATAGGTTGCCTTTCCCACCAATATTTGAATGCTCAATTCTGCAACCTATACAGCCTAATTTTTAATGTAACTACACTTGCAAAAAGATGAATGGCACTTTCAAAAATCAGTTCCTATGTTGAATATAACTGCAATCCTGGAGATACTCCAAATGGGACATATTAAGTCAATGCTCAGTTTTGGAAGGGTTACCAAGTTTAATACACTAAATAACCTTGCAAGTTTGTTTCTGTCCATACTTACAATTATCTGGCCAGAAACCCTGAGCTAGTCTGCAACTAAATCCCAAGGGCAGATCAGTgtctggtgtaaatcagcataatACCTTTGAGTTCTAAGGAACAAAGACAGTTTGCAGGGGCTGAAAACTGGGTTGTCCATTTCCGAATCTTGTTGAAGTTATCAAATGAAAACTGTTTCAGATAACTTGCCTTGCCCGGTGAAGAAAATCCAAATTAGAGACATCATAAACATACCATGGGATACACAAGACTATTTGGCAAGTACCCTGACAAGCAGAAACCTTCCTTGCCATGCCCAACTCACAGTGCAGTGCCTACATTCCCAACAGGTTCTTTGTCCTTTTGGAGAGTAGGACCGTTGAGTTGGAAATTGCTCCTCAACCTGTGTTCCCCAAAACTTCTGCACAGGTTACACAGGATGATCTGCAAAGCCAAGCATGTTCAACGTAAATATTTATAACCTATGTGATCATTTGAACTTATTCAAAATGACTGCATAAACATTTCTGGGTTAGTCATGTGTACATGTTAAGTGGCAAGGAAGAACAAAGCCTACAATCAGCCttatattaaaaagcagaattttgtttCATTCCAGTAACATTACTTCAGGTTTTAGAAAAGTACTATTTTACAAACTTCAATATGACATATTTTTGCAAGAGAGATATTGCTATTAAATACTATCAGCTAACATGTGCCAACAGACTCTGGCTAAGTACTTCACCATTATTTCTGAATGAGCTGGGTAAATAGCTTTTTTGATTTATAGTAAAGTGAAGGGCGTGGTTGGAAGTTTtgtacttgaatttttttcaaagaaataatttgtttgtGGTGTTAAAGTGTGATATTTTAAGTTCACTGCCAAAACCACAGTACTCTCTGAGAGGATTCGTCTGTGCAGCAATGGTGCATATGCTTCTTAGCTGTTCAAGAAGAAATGCAggacatatgtatatatactctGTTGTCAGGAATGGCGTAACTGACTACAACAGATCAGCTCCTAGAGAAGTTGAGGATTTGGCTCTTGGTTTTGATctttttaatgtgtgtgtgtttgctggtttttgttttgtgttttttttttgtttgtttgttttgttttgttttgtttggttttgggttttttttgtgtttttttttttttttgttttgtttttgtttttgtttttttttaaagtaatgaatACCTAGAGTTGCTTATGGAAAAGGGGAATGCTGGACAACCATAAACATCCTCACCATCAGTTATCACTGCAGGATCAGCTAATGCCCTAAACACTCATTTCCACTTTCTCTGGGCTCTCTGTCACTAATGCTACATTAATAATCTCTATaccagctttctcttctcctgtAAGTACCTTCAGGCTTATTGCTGTTTCTTCCAGGGAAACCTGTACACCAAGCTATCTCTCACAGTTCATTTGAGATTTTGCTAAAAAATCCATCTCTTATTTTAAGCAGTGAAGACTGGACTAGAGATCACGTCACCTGAATGCTTTTGCAAACACTACCATTAGTCTTTTCAACATTAAACAAACTGGGTTGAGAAATGCTTTACAGTAAGAATAACATCTTCCTGTACATTGGTGATGCAAATAGTCCCACATCTGGCTGGCACTTTCTGCACagtgaaaatgcaaatatttgcacACAACCCTGCTGTACTACTGCAGGAATACTGTTGAGCCTCTAGAGAGATCAAACACTAGAAAATATTAAAGATCTCAGTCCACCCTCCAGAAGGTCCACATCATTTCTACATGTCCTAGCTCTTTCCCTTGTGCCACGCCTCCTGCGACCATCTTCTTTGACTCCTTTGTCCCCCAGTCTCTCCAGCCCACAAGTCATTCATGCACCTCTACACCTGCCCATTGACTTCTAGTGCCCACACAGTTGCTCTCCCCCTTTTACCAGTCTACATACCAGTCTACATGAATCAGGGCTGTATTAAATATAATACATGAAATAAACCAGTGATGGCTCAGGTGTTAACCATGTTTCCTCACAGCCCTTGTTCTTTGGCTTGGCATTTGACAAAGCTTCCCTCGTGAACTCAGAAGAAAAAGTGACTGTTAGAACGcagtttaattaatttataaGAACAATATTATACAAGTACAATTATTCATGCTTTTAATCCTAACTTTATGAATCCTGTTTTAGTACATGATGCAGCTGTTAATTACAAACAGACTAGTGGCATCCtacatttaatcttttaaaatgttacacTTATAAGGAAGGTCTGCATAAACTTCTAttccttgtgtgtgtgtggggatgCTGTCAGTGGAAATACCTGTGTAGCGGCCACCTCATTCCAGTCTCCAGGATCTACTCTGCTTTTATCATTCCTGAGTGGGAAAGGCACTCTGCATCAAATCTGCCTGACAGCTGTGCTTAGCATTTCTGACTGAGCAGATCTGGATTATCCAACCACCGTAATCCATGAGATTTAGTGACATGATGGATCTGATAGCAGAGACAGTTGGTGAGCTACATCTGGGTGATGTCTTGATACACTGGACTAAACCCCTGAACTAGGCTAAGCAGGACATAACAGTGATGAAAAAATGGCTTTACATCACCTTTGCATCAAGCTGATCCTAAGGTCAGTCTGGCAAATGGAGTGGACTCTCTGGCCAGCACCTGACCAGACCTGAATAGTGCTGAATTAGAGATTAATTTGTCCTAGTAACCTTAGCCAGATAAAACTATCTTCTCCCACTCGTGCTTCACTAAAGATTGAATTCGTCTGaagacagatttctttttttttttttttttttttttgcatccatGATAACTCACTTGGTTTAAAGAAAACTGAGACACAGATGAGCAACTGGGTGACATACCACGGAACCTATGGCAGTACCAGCTACGTGGAGTCAACACTCTGCAGTTCTTACCCCTCTTGAGAGAGTACAAGGGAAATACCCATCAGTGAAACAACAACGCATCCTTCTTGCCATGTTACTTCATAAATCAAGATGCACCCTAGCTTAAACCTTCCAAATGACTTCAGTTGCTAAGGAGATCAgcaaataattaagaaaaaatgcaatGATAAGCGGCAGTGCCTGTTACAGTATCAGTAACCAGTCTCCAAGCAATGCCAGATTTTACGAAAGTTTAGTTGCCCAGCGTAGGATCCTCACCGCCTCCAAAGGCTTCTCTGACGGGCTAAACTTCAGAGGAAACCCCCATGCCTACGAAGAGGGGGGCTCCTGCCCGCCTCCCGATGGGGACTGACTGCTGCAGCGCCCCGATCCCTACCGGGGGTCGGCGGAGGGCAAACTTTTGGCGATCCCGGCGGCCGGGCGGGCTAAACCGGCATCGGACCGGGGGCAGCCGCGGGCATCGCGCCGGCCCCTCGCCTCGCCCGCTCACCCCCCTGAGGGGTCTCTGACCGCCTTCCCGGGGCAGGCTCGGCCACAGCCGCTCCGGAGGCAGGGACCGGGTCTTCCCCGCCCGGTGCCGGGCTGCGCTCGCCGCCGGAGCCGGGGGTTTTCGCttggggggggcgcggggcggacTAAAAGTACGGCTCCGGcggcccctcccagccccgctcctgcccctCCGGACCCTTGCCGCCCGCCATACCCCGGCTACTGGGGAGATGTCTGCTCCGCCACCCCGCCGGGCAGCGTTACCTGGAGCTCCTGGCGGCCGCTTCATGTCCGGGGAGCGCGatgccggccccgccgccgccgccagccccggccaTGCATGTTCCTCTCCTCTCCGCCGCCGGGGGAAGTTGGGGCCGCCGGGAGCACGGTAGCGGCTCCGCTGCGCTCCCCCGCGGGCGCAGGCAGTGCTGGCCCGCTGCTCCCGGGGATGGAGCGGAGGCCCGGAGCCCGGTACCGGCGGTGGGtgaggagggaaggcaggagactCCCGGTCACGGCGGCGCCGGGGGTTTTATCCCCTCCTGCCTCCGCCttccctgtcccccccctcccccctaCCCTGCCGCTCAGCGCCGGACCCAACGTCGCTTTCCCTCGAACGCGCTCCCGGGTGCTTCCGCGGCCGCGGGACGGAGCCGTCGGTGCCCCGGGGGAGGAGCGCACCGCCTGCCCCCGCTCCGCCTCTCGCCCCCTcggggggccgcggccccgggcgggggagTGCCCGCtgctccgccccgctccgctccggctCCGCGCCTATCCGCGCCCGCTGCCCCCGCCAAGAGAGAGGGCAAAGCTCTCTCCGCCCGGCGGGGCTCAGCCCCTCCGGTGCAAACCAGCCCCGAGCCTGGCGGCAGCTCCTCAGCGGGCGGGCTGGTGGCTGGCAGCCCGGCACTGCAGCCGCCAGCCGCGGgcagggttttgggggggggggcgcagcagAAGATGCGGTCCCCGTTAAATGCATCAGAACTCCCCGTGCGCGGAGATGGAACCGCAGGGTGTTCATAAGGGGCAGATGGATCTAAAAGGCATTGTGTTAGCTCTGGAAAACAATCCTCCAGTTAATTAAACGATCAAACCCACAGAGGCTCCGTAGTAAGCGGCGTTTTGATGAGAACAAGAGAGTCTATCGAATGATACAAAGGGTTATCTAAAATTAATTGCCATGTACCCTGTTTGTCTTGACCATGGGGTCTGTGGGAGAGCTGCTGCAAGTGGGGAAGCACGACCAGGTCAGGAAGAGgcaaagctgcagctgaaagcctaAGAGCACCCTTCCCTCTGTTACATGCTGATTTTCACCTCCCCCAGCGAAGTTTCTCACTCCATTGCCACCACAATTTAGAGTACCCTACATTTAGAGACTAAAACTGAACAGGGACTAGTTTAGCAAATAACAGAGATTGTGGATTTATTGTCACCAAGACATACAGTTTATAGAACAATTCTCAGCAAACGGGCTTGTGTATTAAAGCTGCTGtaaatcacactttttttccaAGGGCAGATAGCGAAGAGATTTTTAATATGAGGGTTTGTGGCTACATATAATGCTCAAGGGTTCCTTCTTGTCCTAAAATTCATGCTGCAggcaaactgaaatttttttactgtggtaCAAGGTATCTGTTAAACGTGTGATTCAATACAGATTAAAGTCCGGTGAGCTGTGGGTGATATTGCTATTGATTTCAAAGACTTTTTGAGCACTACCTTATCATAAAAATTTTATTCATAGTTCTTATTTTGTGTtgaatttctgcatttttgtaCATCTGGATGATACACCAGTGAAGTAATTTTAATCTCCAGGTTATTGATTCAATATTGATTGACCCTCCATTGAAATATTACTTTGTTTAAAGAAGCTTGTTGTCTTCATTTAGACTAAACCATTAAACTTTTCTAGTTGCCTTGATGCGTCAAAATATTGGGTGAAATTTAAGTTGATCACATTGCCAATACAGTCTGAGAAAGACAATAACAACTTTTTTAGCCTCCTTCCCCTGCtatcaaaactgaaaatgttgagCCTGAATTCTTCTTAAAGACCTATTTATGGAATGAAAATTCTGTCTGTAGTAGCATACTGAGTAGCTGTCCATTTGTGAGTATTTTGCACACTTTCTTTAAACTAAACTGGTTTTAAAGTACTAACAATTTTAATTGCCGTTTTGTTCATGACCTTGGTAAGCGTGAAGCACTGGTAGGTGCAAAGTGACAGTACTGCTTGTAGCCAAGTTATTTATGTTCCAGCCATGAGATCTGGACATAGGGATAATTTGGGGAAGGCAGGCTCCAAATCACAGTGAAGTGTCTAATACTTGAGGCAATAAGAGTTTTGtgttccaattttatttttctcgATAATGTTGACTGGGATTTGTTTTTTATGTTGGAGATCTCAGGACCCAGATGCTCAAGAAATTGATGGGAGTCATGATGATCCTTACATGAGCTGCTCAGATTGCAGACAGAGGCCACCTGCCAATAAGCAGACTTTGCAGAGAAACCATGATCAAGGGATGTATCGAATGGTCTTAAAGGAGTTCAGAATCACAGGATTCTTGTAAGTCTGGCAACAGCTGCTTGTGAGCCCAGCAATTCTTTGTTACTACTGGATGCTGACAAGTTTGCTCCTGGCATGATGCAACCCAATTCATTGTGCTATTTCACAACATAAAGGTGCTTCTGTCACTTGTTACATACTAAATTACAAGGAATATTGTTCTTAAAAGTCTAACAATCGGTAACAATCGGTAATTACTTCTACCAAATAATATTGATGTGAAAACAGTACCTATCTAAAATCTGTGTTGATCATACATGGGCACAAGCTGTGTGAAGCTGTCAGTACATTAATTAGCATGTGAAACCTTTCTTTTGATAATCTGTACAAATGTAAGGATTCTGGCATCACCAGTAGAGATTTTTATTGCAGAGAATTGCTGATAACTGTCTCCTTCTTCCAAAACCATCAGCATCCTGCCTGTGTTTCCCTGCCCTTGTATCAAACTATCTATTAGAGTGTAAGATTTTCAGTTCTTGTTTTCATATTCTGTGCAGTGCCAGACAGAATGATAGGGCTTTTAATAATGATATTTCCCCTGCACTCTTGAAAGCCCCCACAAATACAGAAATGCCTCTAGTATCTTCAAAAAGAAGCTATTTAGTAAAACAGCaattttattacaattatatCATTAAATTGATCATTAACAGacttttttcaaaagcaagatctttattttctttggcttcagGGAGTTTACAGTCCCTTCATGAGCAAGCAATGTAGCTGTTGGGCTAGGGATTAATTAGGAGGGGGGTACTGAAAGAAAGGAGTATCCTTCACCTCTCCTCTTACACTCTGCTTCTGTCAAGGACGTGGGTTTTCTGCCATAGTGCTCATGCAGGAAGAAGGGTTTCCAGTCTTCAGTTTAAGGCCTGGTTATATACATTATAGCCATTAGATGACAGCACACAGTAGAAAGGGTTAGAGAGTCATCTTCCTTTTTGTGATTCCCCTCTCTTGGTGCTGAATTAATTCTGTCTCAGTGTAAGTCCGGTCTAGCTGTTAGGGTACTTCAGTGAGCTGGGAGACTTGGCCTGCAGTCCCAGCTGCACAAACTCTGAACccccagaggaaggcagggaagcGCGTTGCACAAGGACTTAAACATTGATTTGTGAGTACCTGGGGGGAAGAGTtacctcctcttcccccactcATGTTTTAGAAGAAAGTAGTATCTGACCCTGTATTTTGAATAAACCAAGCAGCTTCACAACATCTAGTGGACCAAGGGCGTCAGTGGAGAACACTGGGTCCATGGGTCCTGTCTGGGCTTCAGTGtgagacacagacacacatgctTGGTCCTGTCAAGGCTCTAATGCTTTCAGCATGCCCTGAAGCAGAACAGGGTCAAATCCTGCAGTGCCTCAGGGGATGAAGAGAACAAAAGGCAGGTCTGGCAGGGATGGCAGTTGCAAGCATGGGTTTAGAGCTCTTGGTGTATATCAGATGATGAGCAGGACTGTCACCTGAGAGTTGTAAGTGGTCTTTCCATCTCTGTTTTCCAACCAGTTTGAAGCTGGACCCTGAACACAGCTCTTCTGTTCCACCAGGACACAGCTTACCAGGCTGCTCAATCTCCAAGGGCTCAGCTCCTTTTTAACTCGCACATAGGAATGAATACTATTCATTAGACTAAACGTAAAGAAAATGAGAGAGTGATTCT includes the following:
- the AMIGO2 gene encoding amphoterin-induced protein 2, whose translation is MSLNWQTIGTRLGVFKVNCKGLACLLVFTVSICGSAPGMCPTACICASDIVSCTNKNLSRVPGNLYKCMKRLDLSYNRIGFLEPEWVPALFEKLNTLIVNHNSISSIITGSFSTTPNLKYLDLSSNSLKTLSSPVFQELRVLEVLLLYNNHITQIESSAFGGLYKLQKLYLSYNLLSHFPLDLYTGKHKLTDLVLLDISFNHIQLMPIQRLSSVPAKHLSGIYLHGNPFYCDCVLYSMLTFWYQRHFSSVVDFRNEYTCLLRSDPRGYNKLPLLHDNFLNCSESTVNSSFQAFGFIHDAQVGDRLIVHCDSRISDAGTHFVWVSPDNRLLEPDRETNNFKVFRNGSLEITDAQLEDSGLYSCIAINKKRLLNETIEVRINVSNFTVNRSHAHEAFNTAFTTLAACVASIVLVLLYLYLTPCPCQCKAKRRKRKLNQSSAHSSILNSTPPQELPADEKKASTGKRVVFLEPVHEPKHSQNGKVKLFPNDNIIAESILKTTRTKSDSDSVNSVFSDTPFMPST